The genomic window TGTGTGGTGCAATGGAAAGAACTGAAACCCAAATCTATATCAACTCCATTGCATCTTTCCTCAAGCAACCATTTCTGAGATAGTTCTATTCCCCCTTGGAGATAATAGCTTGCACGCTTGGTTGCTGTTGACTTGAGCGGAACTGGAGTCCTCATATATTTGCCAGATGGTTGCCCAAGATTATCTCTGTCTTCGCAACGTGTTTCCTTGGCAAAATCATTGTCCAGATCATACTTCATTCTGGTCCTACCAAATGTACTACATATTCTTCTGCTCTGCCTAGGCATTAGATTTGGAGGTGAACTGTCTATCGTTTCACCCCTCACtgcaattaaatattttaaatgattgcTTTAGTTTCACAAGAGGAGCTTTTCATTAAAGACTACAAAATGACAATGAATTGTCAAAGCAATTTATGAAATCAAACGTAACCTGCGCTAGAAGAGCATGATTCTTCACTGCTAAAGCTTgagggagggagagagagagGAAACATGTAAGTTACAGTAGTACCTTCCAACCAAATCACCTTGCAACAAAAAGTTGCTATAATTTACCTCAGCAAGCTCAAGCTATCCTTTACATCTTCAGTCCCAAAAAAAGGCCAACCTGGTTGGGCTGGCAAATCTCTTACATCATAATTCGTTTGAATTGGGTTATACCTGCCACTATATCAAAGCAACCGTTctatttagaaaattaaataaaaagaaggcCAATTTCCCAAGTACCTTGGAGGGAAATTTCATACCTTTCCCCAATTAAAGTTGTCAAATCATGACCAACTTTTGATGATAAATGCTTTGGAGAAGGATCTGATTGTggaaaaagagaaagaattaGAGGTGGATGGAAAACATTCTTAATCACAATTCTAATCATAGATGCATCAAGTAAAGAATAATAACATGAAAGAAATAAGGCAAccacactttcacatttaactcCTCCCCCTTGGAAGTAACTTGAGCCAACAATCATCCCAAGAATCTGGAGATTTCCCCCACAGAAAATTCTCAGTAAGTGAAATAGAGCACTCCAAATTCTTAAAAGACAAAGGGATAACGCCATATCATAATTTGTGTTCAAAGTTAGCATATGCAGCAAAAAACCAATGAGAAAGCaataattaaaaactaatttgtcctgttaatattaaataaaaagtgTTGAGTTAAACTATTCCataaattgaatgagaaatagCACCTAAACTATTCAAATTTGTTGCTTTGACACCCCTGCATAGATGTAATGAATTCATCAAAAAGAAAAGGTATACTCCTATCTCTCAGAACAAGGAAATATTCACTGTTGATTTCTAACCTTTTCCTCAGCATGTAATGCCCTTCAAAAGCATTATCTGGTATCTCACCATTTTCATAATCCAAAAAATCTCCAGAATTACCATCTATTTTGTGTGGCCAGTATTTCCAAGAAATGTCATCTTCCCTTTCATGGGGAAAGCCATCATCTAGGTAACTAACTTTAGCTGACaaacatataagaaaaaaaagaaatgacaTGTTGCACCAGAGAAGCCTCCACAGTATAATGATGTCTAAATATGAGAAAAGCTTAGTGAAAAAAAGAACTAGTTCAAAATGGTACTTATTGACACAGACAACAAGAATGATAGTCTGCTGCAAGAGATATTCACTATGACTAACATAAAATCTATGTTTGAAACAATAAGTGAAGATAGGCAAAAGAATTTCTGAATATCTTAATCACAAGTTGGTGCAATGTGTAAAATGAACAATAAGAATTGtgattcatgaaaaaaaaaaaaaacaccgaCTAAAGCTGAGACTCACCATCCCATATATCTTCCCTTCCTATGTTGTAGGAAATGTCAGTGTCACCAAAAGAGCACTTGCTATTTCTGTAATGGCTGTCAAGTTGCATGTCATCAGAAAAAGTGGAGAGGTTTGGCTTCCAATTGCCATGTGAATCAGTTATATCGACTGAGAACTGCGAAGGACTGCTACCAAGAGGAACATCCATGTCCTGCATCATAGCATCCTGCATTTAGCACATGATAAAAATAATCCTTCTCTACCAAATTTAAGATAAGAAACTTGAGTTTAATTTTAAGGAGAATATAATACATTCAATTTGCAAAAAGAAGCAAATGAAGAAAAAGTGAGCATTTCATTTGATAGTCCGATcccatcatttaaggttaaacaACATTAAGATGCACAATCACAAACATGATATTCTTGGGAGGCTAATGTTGTAAATGAAAGAGGTTTAATGTGAACGTTATTTTTCAAGGAAAAGATTAATTTAGAGGAAGCATAGAAATAAGAAACTGAGTATCAATTTGTTCTCTCACCACTTCTAGTTCACTATCATTTAGCACAAAGTTAGAACCCTTCAATGAGTTTAGTTGCCTTGAAAAGTTCCAGGCTAATGAGCAATCATCAGAAGAGATTCTACAATAGCAGAAAGTTAAGATctgtttagataaaattttaccaCTCCTTAATTCTATAACTTTTAGTTTATCAGGAAATACATCATATAAACTTTGTTCAAACAAACAATTAGCACTCAGCTGCTGAAGAACGTGTCAGTCTCATGGAATCTAAAATATATAAGCTGTGTGATAGACCGAAGTAAGTTGAACATAGTCCACAAGAAGATAAAAAAGAATAGAAGATAGTAAGAAATGAGAACCGAAGACTACAAATCTCTCAGTAGTTTTCACTCTTGAGTGGTTGTACAAAAACTTCGAACTGTTTAGCTTCATGCCATGAAAAGAACTTAACTATTTACTGCTTAGAGGGCCaaatgaaataaaggaatattCCCAGGAGGTTTATCAACGACACCTTTTCagggaaaaaaaaattgtaagaaTGATAGAAGGATATTCTCAGGCACACCTTAAATACATCCTACACCAGTTAAATGTGTCATATCAGTTATATAAGTAAAATTTCACTTTACCAGTCCATACCTCAACATACAATTAACTTTGAAGTGAAACCAGATTTTCTTACACATCATATCACACCTATCAAAAATAATTCCAGGTTGGTgataaacatatttattttctttggaAATCTCATATTCCCTTCTTTTATGATGTAGGTAAACCACAAATTTGAATTTAGAGAATCAATTAATTGCTGCTTGCAAATAGAAGTACCattttaaatggaaaatagaTTCATGAAGTATGCAGCTCATGGAAAAAACATGACACAGAAAGTAGTCTAGGAAACTAAAACTAACTGGTATTAGGACAACTATCTAGCGAGTGAATAGGGAATATGAGAGATCTTGCAGATTATCCATTACCTGCCCCCTTGCTTTGGTGAGTGCAATGGAGTCTTTGTTCTCATCTTACCTAAACCTGATAAACCAGAATAAATTTGGGTAATACCATGTTATTAGGATGTTGAAATTTGAAAACCAATATCACTGCATCAGTATCTTGATAACATAGAAAACAAGTAATTAATCAAAGTTGAGATACTTTCTTTAGCGATGCACTAGCAGGTTAATTAGAGCCTAAATGGGTAAGGATAACTGTAATTCCTACTCTAGACGCTAGCCACTTTCTTTGCTACTATTCTATTTAGAAGTTATCCACTTATCTTCTGGCGATTCCTTCCGTGTCCAATTTTTGGCTTACTGTggttcttttatttatatttacaggtagacctgtccatgggccgggccgggtttgggCCGGGCCCAGAAAAGATTTTGGCCCGACTCTTAGGCACGGGACCAGCCCGGCCCGACTCTtaggcccaggcccggcccgaaatatgtgCCTAAAAGTTTGCCCAGGCCCAGACCGGGAAAAAAtaataagcccgagcccggcccagcccgatttttaataaacacaaaaaaaatattttaaaaataaaaaaataaaaaatatatttttaaagtattttaaaattaaaaaataaaaatatatttattatatctacTGCCTTAATGGCTCCCTCCATTGTTAATGTATCATACCTTCAACTGAAAAAGCAACATGAGCTTCATGAACCAGACTTCTTTCTGAACCCACCTCTGATTCATCATTAATAAGCATGTCGAAAACAGATAATTCTGGAAAAGTaaatgatggagaaaaaatttgaagagaaCTATATATTTAGTTAAAAACATCAAGAAAAAAGAATCCTAATAGTATGCCGGAGTTACATATtgcaataagaaaataatatactTTTTTGGCTAGCTACAATCCTGTCAGGACATATGGAAATTGTAAACCAAATTAGTTGAGATCTTGTATATAACCAATAGTCCAACATTACAACTTACGATTCTCAGTGGCTGCATTCCAGAGATCCAAACTATCATTGGAAGCATTTAAATCATGATTATCATGATCGCTAAATGAAATCCTGTGCAGCAAAACAAGCATTAGCTTTTCACAGTGTCAGCAAGCGTTCTTGATGATTTGAGAAAGTAGTCTCCATTTTAGTCAATGTACAATTATTATGTCAAAATATTACATTGCTTAagctttctttatttttttggtaaaaacaGACGCAATAGTAATTGAACATTAACATCAAGttgttaatataaataattgtagctatgtttaaatttTTGCAGGTTTGTCTGCCTAGCACCACCTAAATCAAAAGAGATTTGATGTTTATGTGTAATAGAGGATATTTTTAGTTACACAAATATGATTTCAGTGCGACATAAAGTATTGACCTACTTTGGGCATTGTAACTCTCCTTGATAGCTTGATGGTGGAGCACCTGCACCAGCAAATGGCATTTTGCACTGAAACCCCATGGATTCCAGAGAAGTTACACCCTAGTTCACAAAGTTATGCACAGAGATATTAACAGATACCTGCTTCCTTGATTTTAACAGAGTAAGAAGGGGGTACTGAACTTGTAATGATCTTCGCTGGATCCTCTGGCATTTGATACTTAATTATCGAAGGACCAGACTTACAATGACTTCCTACTTGGTTAAAAACAAAGAATACAAAGAATACAAGGGAGAAAAACCAAGGCTGGTcaaaatttgaacaacagcataaAATGCAACACGCCATCCATGTATCAAAAAGTAGTGATCTCTAGTGAGGCACTTCCTATGACtagcacatagtagcccttatacaTATGTCTACGAATATTGAGATAGATATAGTTCCCTGGTAAAAACACATTAGCATGTCCTTTCAAATTTTCACATGATGCATTAGTAGAGAAACCTACATATCGAATAAAGCACTGAAAACATACCACTAAAGAAATGAACGGGTGACTCAGACATGAAAATAAGATTGAAGATAATTTCAAGAGACATACAAAAATATTGCTAAATTCCTGTTGCTAAAGAGCAGAGCATGGAGGTCATAGATGCAGGTGATTATCAGCTTGACATTTCAAGCGATCTTATTTGGGTTGCCTAAATCAGTTGTCCGGTAAAAGAAATTTAGGACACTTACTGCTGGGATAACACTTGCCGACAGCAGAAAAAGTTGAGAGGTTTAGCAAGCTGAGGATATCCAGAGATTGACATTCCTTTTGATGTCGTCCAGCTATGCTAGTTTCATCAGCATGGTCCTCATAACCTGTTGTCTTTTCTTGTTGTTTCCTTTGTTCAAAGTATTGCCTTTGCCTTGACAATAACAAGAAAAAGGAAAGCATCAAGTAGGAAATAATTTCCACAAAAGTAGGTGGCAAtttattggattttatgttaCAGTGCTTGACAGGTAGGAAAATGATTGATGAgtaacaaataaaagtaaaaatagagTAAGGTTGTGTACCTGTTGTGTGTAGATTTCCTTGACTGAGATTGTGGAGAGACAGGACAGCATGCACAAAAGTATTTGTATTATTTGTAGATACCCAATGGCAGTTGAAAATGAGATTGCCATAGTCATAGTCATAGTCATAGTAATACTCTAAAAGTAGCAGTGTAGTTTGTTTATCACTATGCGATAATACAAATGTGGCagaatataatattatatataattgaataaaGCAGGAAAGTAGTAGTGAAATGTTGGGGAGAGATGTGTGGGAGTAGAAATTAACTTATAGCAAGTAGTGCGCTTGGTTGGGTTGGGATGGGATGGTGGCACAAAAATACTAAATGTTCATGTAAATAGTTATAAAAGTACTAACCTAGGGAGCAAAATTGTGAAGAGTGTAGCAAGCAACAAGTAAAAACCTCTGAGTGAATGAGTGAGTCTAGTCAAAAAGTGAAATTCAGATTAGGTAACGCTTACAATCGTGACTTTCCGTCTTGATCCCCCCATCCACTGCAGCATTGTTCGCTCCCTCTCTACAAATACTTGAAAATCTTGAATACAATGCAACAGAATAGCTGAGATCCAGAGAGAGCAAATAAGCCTACAATTTTGATTAAGCTCTAAAAACCTAAGATagattttcaatcaaattaatgAAGGAATGCAAACATTGAGACTTGAGAGTAAGAGCAGGAGACATAATCCGTTGTTAGTACAGAGAGAAAAGAACATTAATAaactttggtatgtataaatCAATCAATTGTTTGTTCGTTCAATCTTAAAATGAAGGATCTTATTATTCTTACCAGATATGATAGTGTTAGCAATAATGATAGTGGTAGTAAATGAGAAATTGGCTGTCAGTTAGTTTGAAAATCTGGCAACTCTAAGTGGCAGTAACAGAGTCAGAGACTGGAAAGGAAGAGAATGAAATCCATCCAAGGCAAGGCAAGGCAGCTGAGCTGAGGAAATCAAATGTGATGGATTGGAGCTGGCAGGATGAAGGGTCCAAAAGCTTTTTAGTCAATTCAAATGCCGAATGAGTGAGTTGTAGGGGTGAGCGAGTCGGTTATTTGTATGTAACCGACTTAACTGACATTAACCTAAGATAACCAACCCGCCTTGGAGTGCCATATCCAACCTAACTGAACCGACTTAACTTCGGTTGGTTCGGTCAGTTAACCAACTTTTTTTCAGGATATGGCATTTTTTTACTGTACAATGTGAATTTTTATAGCAAATAAAAATTAGCTACTGGGAACCGAATATTtggatataaatttttaattacaatACAATTACCAAGTTTATTGCTCTAACATTTATGTCAAAAATGAAATGCTGGAAAGTTTTGAGGAAAAATTCGCCCAGGAACTCAATAACAAGTAGCGGACGCCAAGAACTGAAGGACCATAACAGCACAAATAGGAAGTTGTATGTATATATAGCATCATCTGTGTCCGCAAATGGCTGAAATGGTTGCAATTAGATGATTTTAGaaattagaataaatcaaatttcATAAACAGAGTATGAATTAGTGAGGAGTTTTAATAAGAAAGAGTAACAACAAATTGAAGAAAAGTAACTaaacaaaagtttaaaaaaatgagaagttttatttattttaatctatgaaagctttgaaaacttttttaaaaaagattaccAACAAAAATTAAGTGGTAATCAATCACAAAGAACGCAAATAACAATCAATAACCACAAATGTCAATGAGGTTCAATCCTAAATCAAGAAATACCTTACTGAATCTGAAAGAGGGAGGTCGAATGGTGAGGTGAGGTGCCCCGGCTTGTAGAATGAGGGAGGCTATACGGTGTGAGTCTGTGAGATGAACGACGGTTGGGCGGTCGGGGAGAAATAACGGAGGTGTCACCGCTTGAGAAGAAACTGGAAAAAAATGCTATTGAAACTGTCGTTTTGGGTGGGGTGGGggatttatattttcatttggattatattataatgattcataatttattgttatatctatttaatttagtttaaattgctGGGTTTAGGTTTTTAAATTTAGAGTTAAATCTATTTAATTTGTTGGCTTCTCATTTAATTTTATTGGGctgtattaaatataaatatttggcCTTGACCTATTATTGGGTTGGgttaagtataaaatataaatatatttaaaatgtttttttaactaTTAAGTCAATTGGTTGGATTATAGATTTTAATAACTGATAACCAATCTCTCAAACcaatttaattaaactcaaaattgattaaattaattataatcaaAAATTGTTGTCCTCTAATTAATTGTCATTCCCACAAGCCCATTTAAAATTGTGGGAGGGAATTAGGGAATAATAATCAGTCTATTACTGTGATTTGATTTGACTGATGAGACCCTAGCATGGACCAtcaccatacacaatttctcatccAGCCAATCCAATCTATATGCTACTAGGATGTTCTGCCGACCATGCACtattttaattgtattaaataattagttatgaaaattttattaaaatactcCGCGACTGTACAACGGGTAAAAGACTCTGGTATAAGTTGCTAAATCCGagtgattttgatattttatttgctGGCTTGGTCATACGATAACCTCTGGACTAGTACTGTCTGTAATGGTAGTGGTGTATATTGAAATGTATTCTTTGCGTCTTTTATTTGACAGGCATGGAAGTGAAGAAAGTATTCCGGCGAAACACTTTTCTGGTCGCACGGATAACAAAGATGTAACTCGGGCGAAAAGACTGGAATTGAGCTGACTAATGGTACAGTCCCTACCATTTCAGGCATTAGTTCTATTGGGGGTGTCATACGTGACTCCAATGCCGACTAGTTGTTAGGCAGAACTTTCGGTAGTGTTGGAAGGTTTGCAGTTTGACTGGTCTCTGGTATATGTTGACAAAGTCACTGTAGTGAGCTTATTAAATGATCATGAGGCTTGCTCAAGTTAACTAGCCTTGGTGAGAGCTATTTCCTTTGTATAATATGACAGCTGATTAGATGGCGAAAGTGAGAATGAGAATTGATAATGGTACTCTTATCTATGCTCCTATGCATTAGGATGTTAAAAATAGCTTTGAGAAAGATCTTTATGGTACTTCTTTTAGGAAGtagattttaatttaatgtagAGTTATTCACTAAttccattaaaaaatatttattaatcattttaaaatttgattttttaagtattttttagtTGACTCGTAATACTTAAAACACTTAGTATtaatatctataatatatatattagaattttGAGTTACTATCAttcatccatcaaaattttaattaagtgataatatcTATCCATCATTacacttaaatatatatttttttgaagagAAATTCATTCAATGAATAAGATTATACAATTTCGAGGAAGAATAAACATACGTTGTACGCGCTAAAGGACAAGCTCCATTAATACAACAAAAGCTTCAAATCCAACATCAATAAAATATTATGGCACGTTAATAATCGGTTCTGTCACAACTCAGGCACAACATATCAAGAGTGATTGCAAGCATTTAATACAATAAGAAAATCAACCTCAGATGGTCTAAATCAGCGAGTATGAATCAACAAAAGAACTAAGCATCTATCAAACTAGAGGAGAAGACGACAAAATCAAACCTAAAATTACTCACACAAGTAAGACTATCGGTGGTGTTTCATCATTGATAGGTACCATCATCTTGTGAATACAATAAAAATACCGATAAAATATATCTATAAATGAAAAGTGAGAAGAGGAATGATGGGTATGGAGTGACAAAGGATTGATGGAAACGAGAAGATACCCACATATTTGCCAGTGAAGCTTAAAGAAGCTCTAATTGGGATGGATCAAATATTCCCGagtaagggtgagtttggattgACAATTTAGTACgatgcggtgcgtttagcttactttttgtcgcacgctacagtatcgctataatatctaatctcaccgccaccgctattttattaaaaactcatcATCAAATCTCTTATTACTGTTTCTGTACGTCACTCTTTGCTCATGTTGAGCACCTttcattacaaaaaaaaaaaaaaagaagaagaaaaaaaaatctacgCGGACGACCGCGGACCATTCATTCTTATTACTAGATGATTTATTAAAAACTGAGCAACACCCATCTCGGTTAGGAGAGACACCCAACATCAATAATAAAGTCTTCTCCTCCCTTCTCTGACCTCCCCGCCAACATCCCCCCCTCCCCCACCTTTCCTTTCTCTGTAAGTAACCAAGTATCTTTTCATTTTACCTTTGTTTGTTTGTAAAGGTAAGGCCGTCTCTGTCTGCTAGCAAATTGCATTGTGTGTTGCCtgcctttctttttcatttcaaagTCTCTGTTACCGTTTTCATCTCTTTTATCGAAAAATTTTAAGGACATTGTTGgacatttctttttaatttccattttctcATCCATTTCATATGCTTGTTGCCAAACCGTTGTTCAATTTACTTGGTTGAGTTACTAGTATGATGTTCTTATATATACCCTATGGTAATTATTAGTTTTGAACAGGACTTTGCAACTGTTGTTTTCTGATAGATAGGTTTGCACATGTCTTTGATTCAATTTCGTCTTACCCTGTCTTTCTCTACCAGCAGTATGGCGGATTTGCCCTCCTTTTCAACTAAAGAATTTTATTGGCTAGCATCATGCTTTTGTGGCATCATCACCTGCAAACTGGTAAGTAGTCCAATATGCTTTTGCTTTCATCAACGACATTTTTGGTGGATTGGAATTTTTTTCAGCTCTTTCTTCTTCGTAGATATCGGTCAAATTCAATGGCTTTAATTAATCTTCGTTTTCTTTtccatcttttataaattcaatacACTCTAATCTTGGCACTCGGTAAAACATCCTCAGCCTTCTCTAGTTCGtgttacttaaatttttttttcctaaatCTTGTTGATAGATTAGCTTCATAGGTAGCTTTTTTTTCTGGCAATGGTAATAGTTATGGTTGTATAAAATTGCTTAGAATCCTATTCGGCCAGTTTCTACCATTTGTTTTTTTCCAGAATTTAGGAATAGGATTTGAAATTGGGaattaagaaaaagagaatgGCTGTGAATAGTACCTTAAAACAGAGAGGAAGAATAGGTTGGTTGAGAAAAAAATGGTTTGGCACCAACAATGATGCAACTAAATTGTGCCGACGCTCATAAAAGACCTGCCTTCCCGAGATTCTAACCTCAAATGAATCATAAAGGTTTGGGGAACTTAGGATAAGACAGCTTCACGCTGACCACCAAAAGACCCTGGTAGTGGTTCCACTTTTGAACCTGTATCTTTGAATTTTGGGTCAAAGTTATCCATATCTACATTTGCTGTCCATGCCCAAGTTGGAGTAGTTTATTAGGTTTGTTCTAAGTTGCCAAAGTTTGTGGACTATTTAGGGAAATTATCGAAATCGATTGAAATTAGATTTAAACCACTTTATCTTAGGTTAATCTATTTAGGACTGCCTAGAACTGCAGTATTAGATTTGTCATCAGTATGATGGAATTCACATTTCACCTTTAGATTACagaatgtatatatttatctaatttCTGATACTCATATTCAGAGTTCAGACATTCTTACACTGGGAGTATTTGAACTTTCCAAACAAAAGAATCATGCATTGGAAACATAATACAATTCTATCATTAAATATCATAAGTTGGCTTTAGCTTTAGAAGTAAATTGAGTAGCTGGAtaataatttctttctttctttcttttttatatagTAAAGGTAATTTCCCTTCTCTTTTTGGGTCTATTTGTTGGTATTTTTTATAGTTGAAATGTTTTAGAGATTAATGGAATGTATGAGTTATATGTCTTTTTTAACTACGTTACCAagacttttcatttttttctaaaatatggtGATCTAAATATATGGAAAAACTTTAAAAGATTTAGTATATCCATGTTGGACGCATCCTTGTATTGCATCTGACACTAACCCTCGATTCTAAGTAACAGCCTTTTAATACTGTTTTTGAGATAGTCTCTCTCCCTCTATTTAAGTTCTAAATATGTTCGATATTATTCTTGCAGGTCTATGATATAACAGGTTTTATCAGCCCTTTTTGTT from Gossypium hirsutum isolate 1008001.06 chromosome D12, Gossypium_hirsutum_v2.1, whole genome shotgun sequence includes these protein-coding regions:
- the LOC107930916 gene encoding uncharacterized protein isoform X4, producing the protein MLQWMGGSRRKVTISRKSTHNRQRQYFEQRKQQEKTTGYEDHADETSIAGRHQKECQSLDILSLLNLSTFSAVGKCYPSRSHCKSGPSIIKYQMPEDPAKIITSSVPPSYSVKIKEAGAPPSSYQGELQCPKISFSDHDNHDLNASNDSLDLWNAATENQLSVFDMLINDESEVGSERSLVHEAHVAFSVEGLGKMRTKTPLHSPKQGGRISSDDCSLAWNFSRQLNSLKGSNFVLNDSELEVDMDVPLGSSPSQFSVDITDSHGNWKPNLSTFSDDMQLDSHYRNSKCSFGDTDISYNIGREDIWDAKVSYLDDGFPHEREDDISWKYWPHKIDGNSGDFLDYENGEIPDNAFEGHYMLRKRGVKATNLNSLDPSPKHLSSKVGHDLTTLIGESGRYNPIQTNYDVRDLPAQPGWPFFGTEDVKDSLSLLSFSSEESCSSSAVRGETIDSSPPNLMPRQSRRICSTFGRTRMKYDLDNDFAKETRCEDRDNLGQPSGKYMRTPVPLKSTATKRASYYLQGGIELSQKWLLEERCNGVDIDLGFSSFHCTTQANLPSVGSQLWAEDPIGAFPVPELNLNVKSCFNTPKHSESIHCFPFSCFTSEKFAFCQPLNQTNAFDSPVFSNIGAGSIKHALSPDSGRQGVPLDLFDAGQHREIGFLDLSVRGRVNGDDKRKPKSPPANCKQLEFEMENCFGNDLLFSKEPIVMGGSNPNNKEDEFNEAKDGTLETKGSLGVETSPSVKIHEKGESKGYECDVEIPLPCQSGTEQKEQK
- the LOC107930916 gene encoding uncharacterized protein isoform X14 produces the protein MLQWMGGSRRKVTISRKSTHNRQRQYFEQRKQQEKTTGYEDHADETSIAGRHQKECQSLDILSLLNLSTFSAVGKCYPSRSHCKSGPSIIKYQMPEDPAKIITSSVPPSYSVKIKEAGAPPSSYQGELQCPKISFSDHDNHDLNASNDSLDLWNAATENQLSVFDMLINDESEVGSERSLVHEAHVAFSVEGLGKMRTKTPLHSPKQGGRISSDDCSLAWNFSRQLNSLKGSNFVLNDSELEVDMDVPLGSSPSQFSVDITDSHGNWKPNLSTFSDDMQLDSHYRNSKCSFGDTDISYNIGREDIWDDPSPKHLSSKVGHDLTTLIGESGRYNPIQTNYDVRDLPAQPGWPFFGTEDVKDSLSLLSFSSEESCSSSAVRGETIDSSPPNLMPRQSRRICSTFGRTRMKYDLDNDFAKETRCEDRDNLGQPSGKYMRTPVPLKSTATKRASYYLQGGIELSQKWLLEERCNGVDIDLGFSSFHCTTQANLPSVGSQLWAEDPIGAFPVPELNLNVKSCFNTPKHSESIHCFPFSCFTSEKFAFCQPLNQTNAFDSPVFSNIGAGSIKHALSPDSGRQGVPLDLFDAGQHREIGFLDLSVRGRVNGDDKRKPKSPPANCKQLEFEMENCFGNDLLFSKEPIVMGGSNPNNKEDEFNEAKDGTLETKGSLGVETSPSVKIHEKGESKGYECDVEIPLPCQSGTEQKSLMQEQK
- the LOC107930916 gene encoding uncharacterized protein isoform X13, whose protein sequence is MLQWMGGSRRKVTISRKSTHNRQRQYFEQRKQQEKTTGYEDHADETSIAGRHQKECQSLDILSLLNLSTFSAVGKCYPSRSHCKSGPSIIKYQMPEDPAKIITSSVPPSYSVKIKEAGAPPSSYQGELQCPKISFSDHDNHDLNASNDSLDLWNAATENQLSVFDMLINDESEVGSERSLVHEAHVAFSVEGLGKMRTKTPLHSPKQGGRISSDDCSLAWNFSRQLNSLKGSNFVLNDSELEVDMDVPLGSSPSQFSVDITDSHGNWKPNLSTFSDDMQLDSHYRNSKCSFGDTDISYNIGREDIWDAKVSYLDDGFPHEREDDISWKYWPHKIDGNSGDFLDYENGEIPDNAFEGHYMLRKRGVKATNLNSLDPSPKHLSSKVGHDLTTLIGESGRYNPIQTNYDVRDLPAQPGWPFFGTEDVKDSLSLLSFSSEESCSSSAVRGETIDSSPPNLMPRQSRRICSTFGRTRMKYDLDNDFAKETRCEDRDNLGQPSGKYMRTPVPLKSTATKRASYYLQGGIELSQKWLLEERCNGVDIDLGFSSFHCTTQANLPSVGSQLWAEDPIVFSNIGAGSIKHALSPDSGRQGVPLDLFDAGQHREIGFLDLSVRGRVNGDDKRKPKSPPANCKQLEFEMENCFGNDLLFSKEPIVMGGSNPNNKEDEFNEAKDGTLETKGSLGVETSPSVKIHEKGESKGYECDVEIPLPCQSGTEQKSLMQEQK